The Caldicellulosiruptor obsidiansis OB47 genome segment AAGCTGTTTTAATGCATATACGTTTGCTTTATATGGCACTTTATGAGGAGGATAAATATGTTTTTTACCATGTCTTGGTATAAAGGCAACTTCTTTCTCTCCCACCTTTGAAATTGCTATTCTATCACTTGGTTTACCATAAGGTGTTTCAATTTCTATCTCTTTAACATTTTCCAAAAAAGAGTAAAATCCAGAACCACCTATTATTCCTATCATATGGATTAGAACTCCTTTCTGTTTAACTCCCTATTCAGTATATTACTGAAAGGCCTGCTGTAAGATTATTCCCTGCCCAGCAGGCCTTTGAAAGTTACACAATATTACAATATTATTTTACTTCTGTTGGTATCTTTATCTTACCAGCTTTTATATCAGCAATTACTTTATTTATCTTGTCGCTCACACTCTTTGGGACACCTTTCATAAATGGAGCAAGTCCAACACCGTTGTTCTTAAGTTCAAAATAAACAATACCACTCTTAAACTTACCGTTCAATGTATCTTTTATAATGCTATATGTTGCAACGTCAACTCTCTTCATCGCAGAGGTCACAACAGTATTTGGTGCAACATAGCTTTGGTCTGAGTCAACACCGATTGCATAAACTCCCTTTTCTTTTGCAGCCTGGATAACACCAAGACCTGTCTGTCCTGCAACTTGAAATACAAAATCTGCACCTTGTGCTATCTCAGAAAGAGCAACCTGTTTACCTGATGCTGGGTCGTCAAACTTGCCAGTGTATTTGATTATAACTTTTGCATTTGGAATCTCGCTCAAAACACCAGCTTTAAACCCTGCAATGTACCTGTCAACCGGTGGAATTTTCATACCTCCTACAACGCCAAACACGTTCTTTCCAGTTGTCTTTGCAAACTTTGTCTTTTCAAGCGAAGCAACAGCAACACCTGCCAAATACCCAGCTTGTTCTTCCCTGAACATTGCCGAAACCACATTTGGAAGATCTGAAATTTCAGAGTCGATAATCAGGAACTTTGTCTTTGGAAACTGTTTCGCAACTGTAACAACTGCATCGTGCATCATAAAACCAACTGCAACGACCAAGTTATAATTCGCTTTCGCAAGCTTTTGTAGATTCGGAATGTAGTCTGTCATCTGCTTTGACTGAATAAGAGTTGTTTTGATTTTGAGTTCTTTCTCGGCCTTTTTCATTCCCTCATATGCCGATTGGTTAAAACTTCTGTCATTGACACCACCAACGTCTGTAACAAGCCCTACCTTGAAATTTGCATTTGACGTTGAACCACTTGCCTTGTTCCATGAAACATTTAAGCTCAACAAAAGCGCTGCAATTACAACCAGACTCAAAACCACATATAACTTTTTCTTCATAAAAACAAACCTCCTTTTTAATTTTTAGATGTCAGACATCTAATATCTGACATCTGACATTACTATTTTATAATCTTTGTTCAAAAAAGTCAATATGAAAATTTATAAAATTGTGAATTATAATTATAAAAGGCTGCCTCTGAATAGCAGCCTTTTGCCATAATTATTGTTTTACATATACAATTCTTTTACCTTGTTATGAGCCATATACTCTAATGTATCATTTAATCTCTGAAATTCTGAGCTATCTAAAGCATACTTTCTTTCAAGAACTTTTTTGAGCATAAGGTCTGCAATATGCGGATTCTTAGGAAGAAGAGGTCCGTGCAGATAGGTGCCTATCACGTTTTTATAAATCAGCCCTTCAAACCTATCCTTCCCGTTGTTACCATAACCTTTTAAGACCTTGCCAAAAGGCTGATAATCATGATAGGTTCTCCCACCATGATTTTCATATCCCACAACTGTTTTTGGAAACACATCTAAGCTTGTTTCAATTATAATATTACCAATAAGTCTTTTCCCTTCAGCCTTTGTTATAAAATCCAGGATGTGAAGACCTTTTATTGTTCTGCCACTCGAATCAACATAAGCCTCTCCTAAAAGCTGATACCCTCCACAGATTGCAAGGAGGCAAACTCCATCTTCAATAAGACTCTTTATAAGTTCTTTTAAATTCAAAAGATGTGAATACACAATAGATTGTTCCCTGTCCGACGCACCACCAAGCAAGATTATATCTGCATTTTTCAGGATTTCCTGGTTTGAGTCTAGATTGTATTCAAAAATGTTTACTTTTATACCTCTCCAGACACATCTTTTCTGTAGACAGATAATATTGCCTCTATCCCCATACAGGTTTAAAACTTCTGGAAACATATTTACAATATTTATCTCCATTTTCATCCCATCCTTTTTGAAAGCTCATCCACTATTTTCTTTACTTCAAAAAGAGCAGTGTATGTTGGAAGAATATAAACCTTCTTAATATCTTTTAGCTCAAAAACCTTGTCCAATTCTTTTTTGTAGTCAATAAATTCAAAATTAGCAAGCATATATTCACTATATTTTACTCTCAAAGCCATATCTTCTTTTCTCTTGCCACCAAAGTATAAAGCTTTGATGTTTTCTATCCTGCACAAGATATCAAAATCAGCATCCCAAATCCAAGAGATATCCTTGCCATCTGCAGCATTGTCGTTGAGGATAAACACAATTGCCTTAGGATCGGGGTCCTGGCTAATTACGCTAAGTGTCTCGCTCATGCCTATAGGATTTTTTACAAGTGATATTATTACTTTTTTGCCGCCAACTTCTTTCTTCTCTAACCTCCCAAGCTTATTTTCAAATGTTTCTATTCCTTCCTTTATTCTTTTCTCTTCAACACCAATTAAAACTGCTACCGAGATTGCTGCACAGACATTGTACAGATTATAAACGCCACCCATTTTCCATCTAATGTTCTCAATATGTATACCTGTTTCCCTGTCAACAAAGTCAAAAACAAACCCTGCCAAATCTTTTCTTATGTTTGTAATGACAAACCTGCTTTCAGGATTTTTATAACCACACACTAAGCATTTATACTTACCAAGATGTCCAACATTATAAAACAAATATTCAAGCTTGGTATTGCACATGGGACAGAAACGTGAATCTAATGTGACATTGGTTCTTCGGCTAAGCACGTTTTCATCAACACTATAAAACACCTTTTTTTCACCGCTAAAACTTGCCAAGTTTGGGTCGTCTGCATTTATTATAGCCAAAGCTTGTCCAATATGGCTTAAAATCAGCTCTTTTACTCTGTCAAGCTCACCGTATCTGTCAAGCTGGTCCCTGAACACATTAGTTGTAACAAATATATCTGGTTTTAAATATCTTGTTACAACTGGCAGTGAACCTTCGTCAACTTCAAAACATGCAATATCATAACTTGACCTGAAATTATTAATAAAAGAGCTCACGATGCCATTTGCCATATTTGAACCTTTTAAATTAGAAAGTACAATTTTATCATTACCAATTAGCCAGTTTATTATATTGTTTGTAGTTGTCTTGCCATTTGTGCCCGAGATAAGTAT includes the following:
- a CDS encoding BMP family lipoprotein — protein: MKKKLYVVLSLVVIAALLLSLNVSWNKASGSTSNANFKVGLVTDVGGVNDRSFNQSAYEGMKKAEKELKIKTTLIQSKQMTDYIPNLQKLAKANYNLVVAVGFMMHDAVVTVAKQFPKTKFLIIDSEISDLPNVVSAMFREEQAGYLAGVAVASLEKTKFAKTTGKNVFGVVGGMKIPPVDRYIAGFKAGVLSEIPNAKVIIKYTGKFDDPASGKQVALSEIAQGADFVFQVAGQTGLGVIQAAKEKGVYAIGVDSDQSYVAPNTVVTSAMKRVDVATYSIIKDTLNGKFKSGIVYFELKNNGVGLAPFMKGVPKSVSDKINKVIADIKAGKIKIPTEVK
- a CDS encoding type 1 glutamine amidotransferase, with the protein product MEINIVNMFPEVLNLYGDRGNIICLQKRCVWRGIKVNIFEYNLDSNQEILKNADIILLGGASDREQSIVYSHLLNLKELIKSLIEDGVCLLAICGGYQLLGEAYVDSSGRTIKGLHILDFITKAEGKRLIGNIIIETSLDVFPKTVVGYENHGGRTYHDYQPFGKVLKGYGNNGKDRFEGLIYKNVIGTYLHGPLLPKNPHIADLMLKKVLERKYALDSSEFQRLNDTLEYMAHNKVKELYM
- a CDS encoding Mur ligase family protein, which translates into the protein MENIRLYIAILLGMIVKLMLKLFGKDATSAPGKIALKIYPGIMKEIDKRSKLKILISGTNGKTTTNNIINWLIGNDKIVLSNLKGSNMANGIVSSFINNFRSSYDIACFEVDEGSLPVVTRYLKPDIFVTTNVFRDQLDRYGELDRVKELILSHIGQALAIINADDPNLASFSGEKKVFYSVDENVLSRRTNVTLDSRFCPMCNTKLEYLFYNVGHLGKYKCLVCGYKNPESRFVITNIRKDLAGFVFDFVDRETGIHIENIRWKMGGVYNLYNVCAAISVAVLIGVEEKRIKEGIETFENKLGRLEKKEVGGKKVIISLVKNPIGMSETLSVISQDPDPKAIVFILNDNAADGKDISWIWDADFDILCRIENIKALYFGGKRKEDMALRVKYSEYMLANFEFIDYKKELDKVFELKDIKKVYILPTYTALFEVKKIVDELSKRMG